The following coding sequences are from one Danio rerio strain Tuebingen ecotype United States chromosome 21, GRCz12tu, whole genome shotgun sequence window:
- the dub gene encoding duboraya (The RefSeq protein has 1 substitution compared to this genomic sequence): MEEHAVVKKRSVAELAGKFSCPIAHMTDAEVNKPVRRRPPRSLPLSTNNDAAQAHEEKGAETVSTRKNRNSALIEKLQANLTLSPTGPPVFPKSPGIKLVVPCFSPGSPSSPSSPPVAGTPKEEETAASFESPADGSVLMSINKGRARLSIKRRPPSRRHRKSSADEAGDEMDKTALSALENTTPNGHEGDVFVEQMPDAETLKSSKEQTEEETKPEPEKAETGDTEEPKAKAKDTKELMTAEEKEEKIEPEEKEEKSEAEAQSIDSTEETREEPITQSPTEPESKPDSTQEKEEEHKEEEDGNH, encoded by the exons gAGCATGCTGTTGTAAAAAAGCGCTCTGTTGCTGAACTAGCTGGAAAATTCAGTTGTCCAATAGCCCACATGACAGACGCTGAAGTG AATAAGCCTGTGAGGAGGAGACCCCCGCGCTCACTGCCACTGTCCACTAATAATGATGCAGCTCAAGCCCACGAAGAG AAAGGAGCTGAAACAGTGTCGACCAGGAAGAACCGAAACTCTGCCCTCATTGAGAAGCTGCAG GCCAATCTTACTCTTTCTCCAACGGGACCGCCAGTCTTCCCAAAGAGCCCTGGGATAAAGTTAGTTGTTCCGTGCTTCTCCCCTGGGTCTCCAAGCAGCCCATCTAGTCCTCCAGTGGCCGGGACCCCCAAAGAAGAGGAAACAGCGGCCAGCTTCGAGAGTCCCGCCGACGGCTCTGTCCTAAAGAGCATCAACAAG GGTAGAGCTCGACTCTCCATCAAGCGGCGTCCACCATCTCGCAGACACAGAAAGTCCAGCGCAGATGAAGCCGGAGACGAGATGGATAAAACAGCCTTATCTGCCCTGGAAAACACCACTCCAAACGGACATGAAGGAGACGTGTTTGTGGAGCAGATGCCTGATGCAGAAACGCTAAAGTCCTCTAAAGAACAGACTGAAGAGGAAACTAAACCAGAGCCAGAGAAAGCAGAAACAGGGGACACAGAGGAGCCAAAAGCAAAGGCAAAGGACACAAAGGAGCttatgactgcagaagagaaaGAAGAGAAGATTGAACCtgaagaaaaagaagagaaaagtgAAGCTGAAGCACAGTCCATCGACAGTACAGAAGAAACACGTGAAGAGCCGATAACACAATCACCGACAGAGCCCGAGTCTAAGCCTGACTCAACACAGGAGAAAGAAGAGGAGCACAAAGAGGAAGAAGACGGAAACCATTAG
- the dub gene encoding duboraya isoform X1, with protein MENKPVRRRPPRSLPLSTNNDAAQAHEEKGAETVSTRKNRNSALIEKLQANLTLSPTGPPVFPKSPGIKLVVPCFSPGSPSSPSSPPVAGTPKEEETAASFESPADGSVLKSINKGRARLSIKRRPPSRRHRKSSADEAGDEMDKTALSALENTTPNGHEGDVFVEQMPDAETLKSSKEQTEEETKPEPEKAETGDTEEPKAKAKDTKELMTAEEKEEKIEPEEKEEKSEAEAQSIDSTEETREEPITQSPTEPESKPDSTQEKEEEHKEEEDGNH; from the exons AATAAGCCTGTGAGGAGGAGACCCCCGCGCTCACTGCCACTGTCCACTAATAATGATGCAGCTCAAGCCCACGAAGAG AAAGGAGCTGAAACAGTGTCGACCAGGAAGAACCGAAACTCTGCCCTCATTGAGAAGCTGCAG GCCAATCTTACTCTTTCTCCAACGGGACCGCCAGTCTTCCCAAAGAGCCCTGGGATAAAGTTAGTTGTTCCGTGCTTCTCCCCTGGGTCTCCAAGCAGCCCATCTAGTCCTCCAGTGGCCGGGACCCCCAAAGAAGAGGAAACAGCGGCCAGCTTCGAGAGTCCCGCCGACGGCTCTGTCCTAAAGAGCATCAACAAG GGTAGAGCTCGACTCTCCATCAAGCGGCGTCCACCATCTCGCAGACACAGAAAGTCCAGCGCAGATGAAGCCGGAGACGAGATGGATAAAACAGCCTTATCTGCCCTGGAAAACACCACTCCAAACGGACATGAAGGAGACGTGTTTGTGGAGCAGATGCCTGATGCAGAAACGCTAAAGTCCTCTAAAGAACAGACTGAAGAGGAAACTAAACCAGAGCCAGAGAAAGCAGAAACAGGGGACACAGAGGAGCCAAAAGCAAAGGCAAAGGACACAAAGGAGCttatgactgcagaagagaaaGAAGAGAAGATTGAACCtgaagaaaaagaagagaaaagtgAAGCTGAAGCACAGTCCATCGACAGTACAGAAGAAACACGTGAAGAGCCGATAACACAATCACCGACAGAGCCCGAGTCTAAGCCTGACTCAACACAGGAGAAAGAAGAGGAGCACAAAGAGGAAGAAGACGGAAACCATTAG